AAAGCCGATGTAGCCATTGTAATGCTGGCGGCCGATTCCACCGGCGCCCTTAACCAGGCAGATGTGCATTATACCAAGCTGGCTTCAGGCAACTATTCTGTGAGGGGATTCTCTGCGCAGAAAAGAAAGTTTGCGCTGTATGTACGGGATCGCTGGGGCAACCAGTCGGATACCATTCAACAGGATATGACACCTTATTTTGAAAAGTTGCTCGACAAGAACAAATTTAAGGAGGTGAAATTACCGGGAGATGTGGACTATGGCTGGGGCCTGCCCATTCCCAATCTGTGGAATGGCACCCTCTGGCACTCGGCAGATAAGCTCGACGGCATGCCGATGTGGATCACATTCGACCTCGGCGTAACGGCGAGGCTCAGTCGTATTGCACTCTGGCAGCGCCCGAACGAATGGATATACCTGCAGAACAACCTACGGCAGTTTGAAATCTGGGGATCCGTTAACCCCGCTTCAGACGGTAGCTGGGGTAGCTGGACGAAGCTGCTGGAACACACCGTGATCAAGCCTTCCGGCCTGCCGGTAGGACAAACCACCCAGGACGATAAAGATGCGGCGGCCGCAGGCGAGCAGATGACCGTACCACTGGATGCACCTAAAGTACGGTACATCCGGGTGAAGGTTATCCGTACCTGGACCGATGGTGGCTATGCTGCCAATATCCAGGAAATGAAATTCTGGGGAAACGATCAGTAATCATCATCTAAAAAAATCTTATGCGCATTACCAGCCTGATACTATACGCTCTCCTGCTCGTTGCTGTGATCAGCAGTTGCCGCCGGCAGGACGATTATAAAAAATACATAAAAAACGGCGAGGTGCTCTACACCGGCAAGGCCGATTCCCTGCAGGTGCATTCCGGCCGCAACCGGGTACAACTCACCTGGCTGCTGATTGCCGATCCTAAAGTGAGCCGCTCCATGATTTATTGGAATAACCACCGGGATTCCGCTGCCATCAATATCAAACGGACCTCCGGTGTAGACACGATCCGTTTCTTCGTCAACAACCTGGAGGAACGCGCTTATACTTTTGAGGTATATAATTTTGATAAAGATGGTAACATATCCGTTAAATCAGAAGCCAATGGATTTGTGTATGGTAGTTTTTATGAAGATGCCCTGCTGTCGAGAGCTTTCAGTAAAGCAGAAATGAAAAACGGGAATGCTGAAATCTCCTGGGTAAATATCGATACTACGGGCGGAATGATTGGTATGGAATTGCAGTATACCTCCTCCGACAATGTATTGCACGACACCATCGTTCCTGCTCATCCGAAAGACCAGGTAACGGTACTGGCCAATTACCTTTCGATGAGCACCTTCAGCTACCGCTCCCTGTATATGCCCGATCCTGCTGCTGTGGACACTTTTTACACCAAATTTGAAACAAAGAATGTAAAGGAAGATATTACGGCGAAGTATATACTAAATCCCGGTGCGCCTTTCGACCTGGACAGCCAGCAACCGTTTGGTGGCAGGTTTGGCCAGGTAAAAAGCTGGAATTATAACAGTGAAGCACAACGCAACGGCACCTACGACAACATCGGCGGCCAGGGCCGGCTTACCCTGTGGATCTGGGATAATGGCACCATCACCAATGGTAAGATCTATCAGACCTTTACGCTCCCTGCCGGCGAGTATCGCTTCGAAGCCGACATTTCCAACATCGACAATACGCTGGAGAATACCTACCTCGTTGTGGCAGCCGGCAACAATCTGCCCGATGTAGACCAGGTAGGCACGGCCCTCGGATCAGCACGGCTTCGCGACAATAATACCAAATACGTATCGGCAGGTTTCAGTCTTACTGCGCCCACTACGGTTACCGTAGGCTTGTTAGGAACGTATACCTCGCCTGCCGAGCAAACCGTAAGGGTGAATAAGGTGGTATTGATCAGAGATAAGTAGCAAACCTTTTCTCCTGCCATTTGTTCTTTTGATAAAAACGCTCATGAAGCCCGACATCAAAGTTAAAGTAACACCTGATGGCCCTTATGAAGTAAGTGGCGAAGTGCCGGTACGGATGGAAACAATCGGCACCAACGCAGATAAGGAGTCGGTGGAATGGATAAGCGGCAAAACCTTCACGCCGGAGGGAAATCCCTTTTACCTCTGCAGGTGCGGGCATTCCCGGCACAAGCCATTCTGCGACAACACTCACCGGCAGATCCGGTTCGACGGTACTGAAACGGCCGGACATGCGGAATATGTATCGGAGGCCGATCTTCTGGAGGGTCCCACCATGTTACTGACGGATGTACAGCACCTTTGTGCGTTTGCCCGGTTCTGCGACCCTAACGGGCAGGTATGGAGTACGGTAAACGACACCGACGATCCGGCTGCAAGGGAACAATTTGTTAAACAGGTAGGGCAATGCCCCTCGGGCCGGTTGGTGGCCTGGAATAAAGCCACCCAAACGCCGGTGGAACCCCACATGAAGCCCGCCATCGGTATTATAGAAGACCCGGCCAAAAAGGTGAGCGGCCCGATCTGGCTACAGGGTGGCATCGAAGTAACTGATGCCAATGGTGTAACCTATGAAATACGTAACCGGGTTACATTATGTCGCTGCGGCGCATCTGCCAATAAGCCTTTCTGCGATGGATCCCATGCGGCGATAAAGTTCAGGGACGAGATTGAGTAGAAGAGAACAATGGAGAATTGGGAATGAAGAATGAAGATAATGCAGCAGAGATAGTAAACGCGAAATTTAAATTCGCGTTTACTATCTTCGCTTTTATTCATAATTCCACATTCTTAACGCTTAATTCATATGAGGCTCCTCTTATCCTTTTTTACACTCCTCCTTGTCAACGCTTTACACGCACAAACCCGCAGCCTGTTTAATTTCCGCAACCTCGACGGATGGCATATTGATGTGCCGGACATGGACAAGGATCCCAAAGTTAAAACTCCGTTTATTCTCCGGGATGGCGTATTTGTGAGCCTGGCTAATCCGCAGGGCCATATTATAACTGACGCCAGCTATGAGAATTTCCGGCTGGAAGTACAGTACCGTTTCCCGGGTAAGCCTGGTAACTGCGGCGTACTGGTGTTTGCCTCCACCCCGAGGGTATTATATGGCATGTTTCCGAAATCGATAGAAGTACAGATGCAAAGCGGCGATGCCGGCGATTTCTGGTGTATTGGTGAAGACATTACCGTACCTGATATGGAAAAACGCCGCGGCCCCAAAAGCGAATGGGGCAGCGTAGATGGTAAAAAACGCCGCATCCTGAACCTCACCGACGGATCAGAAAAACCGCTGGGGCAATGGAACACCATGATTATCGAATGCGTTGGCAATGCCATCAAGGTATGGGTGAATGGAGACCTGGTGAATTACGGTACCCACGCCACTGCGCACAAAGGACAGATTGCCCTGCAGGCGGAAGGTGCTGAAGTGGAATTCCGGAAAGTGGATCTCACACCCATTAAGGCTTTTCATTAATGCTCTTCTCGGCTTTGGCCTTCTCCTGCTGCGCTTTTTTCTCCCGTTTAGCCTGTTTTTTGAAATAGCCGCGGAAAAGGAAATTGTGCCGTACGGCCATCATATTAGTATCCAGCTTGCCGGTGCTGGCTTCGAGGTTGTAAATCGTTTCTTTAAAGGCATCGGCCAGCAGGGTATCCTGGAGTAACATGCCAATCGGCGACTGGGCATCGTTCAGCCTGTTCTTAACTTCGGTGCTGGCATGCTTCAGTTCTTCCACTGTATGATTGGCGTTGGTAGCTACTGCCTGCATCTCGGTAACGGCTGCACGAAGTTTAGAAAATACAAGCGTGTCTGTCACCAGTTCGTTGGAAAGCACGCCTTTGTTTTGCAGCTTCGAAGCATAGGCCGATAAAGCGCCGGTTAGCTTACGGGTGTTATTCACTGCATCATCTAAACCGGCAATAGTGGTGTTCAGATTATTGTACATGGTATCGTTCGTCAGCAGCTTACCCAGGGTGCCCTTGCCTTCCACCAGGCCTTTGGTAAGCACTTTGAGGTTACTGGTAATCTCTACCAGGCTTTTATTATTGACCTGCAGGGTGTTCATAATTTCTTCGGTACTCAACCCGCTTCCTACTGTCAGCTGATCGCCATTCTCTATCACCGGCAGTTCCGGTGATCCGCCGGAGAGCATGATAAGCTTGTTGCCCATCAGTCCATCCGAACTAATACGGGCTGTTACATCCTTATGAAGGTATTGCTGTGCATCCTGGTCTATGCTCATCAACACCAGTATCTGGTTGGTACTCAGAAAACTGATCTTCTTTA
The genomic region above belongs to Chitinophaga sp. 180180018-3 and contains:
- a CDS encoding DUF5000 domain-containing lipoprotein, whose product is MKIHHLLIGLLLAAGCTKETHQPVDGAGNKPGVVSNVAVTNMAGSAKITYSLPDNKDILYVKAMYKLNTGEQREIRSSYYNNFLIVDGFGDTTTHEINLYVVSRGEVASDPVETSVKPLSPPMIKVRQSLTLKPDFGGINISFLNEDKADVAIVMLAADSTGALNQADVHYTKLASGNYSVRGFSAQKRKFALYVRDRWGNQSDTIQQDMTPYFEKLLDKNKFKEVKLPGDVDYGWGLPIPNLWNGTLWHSADKLDGMPMWITFDLGVTARLSRIALWQRPNEWIYLQNNLRQFEIWGSVNPASDGSWGSWTKLLEHTVIKPSGLPVGQTTQDDKDAAAAGEQMTVPLDAPKVRYIRVKVIRTWTDGGYAANIQEMKFWGNDQ
- a CDS encoding DUF4998 domain-containing protein, coding for MRITSLILYALLLVAVISSCRRQDDYKKYIKNGEVLYTGKADSLQVHSGRNRVQLTWLLIADPKVSRSMIYWNNHRDSAAINIKRTSGVDTIRFFVNNLEERAYTFEVYNFDKDGNISVKSEANGFVYGSFYEDALLSRAFSKAEMKNGNAEISWVNIDTTGGMIGMELQYTSSDNVLHDTIVPAHPKDQVTVLANYLSMSTFSYRSLYMPDPAAVDTFYTKFETKNVKEDITAKYILNPGAPFDLDSQQPFGGRFGQVKSWNYNSEAQRNGTYDNIGGQGRLTLWIWDNGTITNGKIYQTFTLPAGEYRFEADISNIDNTLENTYLVVAAGNNLPDVDQVGTALGSARLRDNNTKYVSAGFSLTAPTTVTVGLLGTYTSPAEQTVRVNKVVLIRDK
- a CDS encoding CDGSH iron-sulfur domain-containing protein codes for the protein MKPDIKVKVTPDGPYEVSGEVPVRMETIGTNADKESVEWISGKTFTPEGNPFYLCRCGHSRHKPFCDNTHRQIRFDGTETAGHAEYVSEADLLEGPTMLLTDVQHLCAFARFCDPNGQVWSTVNDTDDPAAREQFVKQVGQCPSGRLVAWNKATQTPVEPHMKPAIGIIEDPAKKVSGPIWLQGGIEVTDANGVTYEIRNRVTLCRCGASANKPFCDGSHAAIKFRDEIE
- a CDS encoding DUF1080 domain-containing protein, encoding MRLLLSFFTLLLVNALHAQTRSLFNFRNLDGWHIDVPDMDKDPKVKTPFILRDGVFVSLANPQGHIITDASYENFRLEVQYRFPGKPGNCGVLVFASTPRVLYGMFPKSIEVQMQSGDAGDFWCIGEDITVPDMEKRRGPKSEWGSVDGKKRRILNLTDGSEKPLGQWNTMIIECVGNAIKVWVNGDLVNYGTHATAHKGQIALQAEGAEVEFRKVDLTPIKAFH
- a CDS encoding MlaD family protein codes for the protein MASDKKSAVIVGIFVVVGLAIFIVAVMTLGKQQKLFNKSITVKAVFKDVNGLSAGRNILYSGVKIGTVKKISFLSTNQILVLMSIDQDAQQYLHKDVTARISSDGLMGNKLIMLSGGSPELPVIENGDQLTVGSGLSTEEIMNTLQVNNKSLVEITSNLKVLTKGLVEGKGTLGKLLTNDTMYNNLNTTIAGLDDAVNNTRKLTGALSAYASKLQNKGVLSNELVTDTLVFSKLRAAVTEMQAVATNANHTVEELKHASTEVKNRLNDAQSPIGMLLQDTLLADAFKETIYNLEASTGKLDTNMMAVRHNFLFRGYFKKQAKREKKAQQEKAKAEKSINEKP